In the genome of Myroides phaeus, one region contains:
- a CDS encoding NUDIX hydrolase — MSTSHTIYLASALLTNDKNEMLTVRKKGSTFYMMAGGKIELGETPIETLKREIQEELQLNITNDQITLLGTHQTIAVNEANTIVNATIFHVRINNSSIQASAEIEEIKWVTKENYKSIKLAHLLKEFSLPIWLKMK; from the coding sequence ATGTCCACATCACATACTATATATTTAGCTTCAGCCCTTTTAACAAATGACAAAAATGAAATGCTAACAGTTAGAAAAAAAGGATCAACCTTCTATATGATGGCAGGAGGAAAAATCGAATTAGGAGAGACACCAATTGAAACCTTAAAAAGGGAAATTCAAGAAGAATTACAATTAAACATTACAAACGATCAAATTACATTATTAGGTACGCATCAAACAATAGCTGTCAATGAAGCTAATACAATTGTTAACGCTACAATTTTTCATGTCAGAATAAATAACTCATCGATTCAAGCAAGTGCAGAAATTGAAGAGATAAAATGGGTAACAAAAGAAAATTATAAAAGCATTAAGCTTGCTCACCTTTTAAAAGAATTTAGTCTTCCAATTTGGTTAAAAATGAAATAG
- a CDS encoding PhnA domain-containing protein, translating into MKTEAQLKERSGNKCELCEATGHLNVYEVPPAAANDADREIYICDTCLAQIDKKQELDSNHWQCLTTSMWSEFPAVQVVAWRMLNRFRNESWAADSLDMMYLDDELLEFAKLSGDHIGDGSVELHKDCNGNILVGGDTVTLIKDLDVKGSTINAKIGTAVRNIRLVHDNVEQIEGKVDGQTIVILTKFVKKQA; encoded by the coding sequence ATGAAGACTGAAGCGCAACTGAAAGAAAGAAGTGGTAACAAGTGTGAATTATGTGAGGCTACTGGGCATTTAAATGTTTATGAAGTACCACCTGCTGCTGCAAATGATGCAGATAGAGAGATTTATATTTGTGATACTTGTTTGGCTCAAATTGATAAAAAGCAAGAATTAGATTCTAATCATTGGCAGTGTTTAACAACTTCAATGTGGAGTGAATTTCCTGCAGTACAAGTTGTTGCTTGGCGTATGCTTAACCGTTTTAGAAATGAAAGCTGGGCTGCGGATAGTTTAGATATGATGTATTTAGATGATGAGTTACTTGAATTTGCTAAATTAAGTGGAGATCACATAGGTGATGGTTCTGTAGAATTGCATAAAGACTGTAACGGAAATATTTTAGTAGGAGGGGATACCGTAACATTAATTAAAGACCTTGATGTAAAAGGATCTACTATTAATGCTAAAATTGGTACGGCTGTAAGAAATATTAGATTAGTTCACGATAATGTAGAACAAATTGAAGGAAAGGTAGATGGACAAACAATTGTAATCCTAACTAAGTTTGTTAAGAAACAAGCATAG